In a genomic window of Erigeron canadensis isolate Cc75 chromosome 5, C_canadensis_v1, whole genome shotgun sequence:
- the LOC122601440 gene encoding uncharacterized mitochondrial protein AtMg00810-like — protein MDVKSAFLNGALDKEVFVKQPPGFEDPKHPHYVYKLNKALYGLKQAPRAWYDTLSSFLLDHRFHRGTIDSTLFMYKEKAHALYVQIYVDDIIFGSLSPMLCKKFSTLMSSTFEMSMMGELTFFLGLQIKQLPTGIFINQEKYTRDMLHKFDFTHVTPKRTPMSLPNNLHADPNGKHVNPTYFRGMIGSLMYLTASRPDIMFSTCLCSRYQTSPRESHLLAVKRNFKYLKGTPTLGLWYPRDSNFDLVGFSDSDYAGCMLDRKSTSGGCQLLGGRLTSWTSKKQHIVSISIAEAEYVSVASCCAQMLWMKHQLADYDLEYSKIPIMCDNTKRMDVIEKQWPNEPAETATAAEKADYRIQYTRFNEVCCLMLASMSPELHK, from the exons ATGGACGTCAAGAGTGCCTTTCTAAATGGTGCTCTTGATAAAGAGGTCTTTGTCAAGCAGCCTCCTGGTTTTGAGGATCCAAAGCATCCTCACTATGTCTACAAGCTCAATAAAGCTCTTTATGGTCTCAAACAGGCTcccagagcctggtatgatactctctCTTCATTTCTTTTAGACCATAGATTTCATAGAGGAACCATAGATAGCACCCTCTTCATGTACAAAGAGAAAGCTCATGCTTTGtatgtccaaatatatgttgatgacataataTTTGGTTCCCTCTCTCCAATGCTGTGTAAGAAGTTTAGTACTCTTATGTCAAGTAcgtttgaaatgagtatgatgggcgAGTTAACCttcttcttaggtttacaaattaagcaACTTCCCACAGGCATTTTcatcaaccaagaaaaatacacTAGGGATATGTTGCATAAGTTTGACTTCACCCATGTCACTCCCAAACGCACTCCTATGTCTCTTCCAAATAACCTTCATGCTGACCCAAATGGGAAGCATGTAAATCCCACTTACTTCAGAGGCATGATTGGATCGCTCATGTATCTTACAGCGAGTCGCCCTGACATTATGTTCTCCACATGCCTTTGTTCTCGCTATCAGACCTCTCCACGAGAATCTCACCTCCTCGCTGTAAAGCGAAACTTCAAATATCTTAAAGGTACACCCAccttgggtctttggtatcctagAGATTCCAACTTTGATCTTGTTGGATtctctgattctgactatgctggatgtatgcttgatcgcaaaagcaccAGTGGTGGTTGCCAACTGCTGGGAGGAAGACTAACTAGTTGGACCAGTAAAAAGCAACATATTGTCTCCATCTCCATAGCTGAGGCAGAATATGTCTCTGTAGCGAGTTGTTGTGCCCAAATGCTTTGGATGAAGCATCAACTCGCTGATTACGATTTGGAATACTCTAAAATCCCAATCATGTGTGATAatacaa AACGTATGGATGTCATTGAAAAACAATGGCCTAATGAACCGGCTGAAACTGCTACAGCAGCTGAAAAAGCTGACTATAGAATTCAATACACAAGATTCAatgaagtttgttgtttgatgcttGCGAGCATGTCTCCTGAGCTACATAAATAA